CCATGCTTCTAACCTTAGAACCGGATCCGATACCCCGGCAGGCGGCCTGCCACCATCGCCAGAGTGTTTGGTAGCTCTGGCAGGCGGCCTGCCAACGTCACCGGAGTCTTTGGTAGCCCTGTCAGGCGGCCTGCCACCATCACCAGAGTCTTTGGTAGCCCTGTCAGGCGGCCTGCCACTGTCACCTGAGTCTTCGATAGTCCCGGCAGGCGGCCTGCCAACGTCACCTGAGTCTTCGATAGTCCCGGCAGGCGGCCTGCCACCATCACCAGAGTCTCCGATAGGTTTGGCAGGCCGCCTGCCAGCCTTTTAAGGGCCTCCGGGGGCGGCGTTAGTTCTGTGATTCCAACTTCAGGATGCACCAGACGGGGTAATGATCCGAAAGGCGGATGCGTGTGTCCACCGTGGCGCTGTAGGCCTTCATGTCCGCCGAGTGGAGGATGTGGTCGATGCGGAAGCGGAAGATGCTGCGGTTGTAACTGATGCCCGGCCCAATGCCCGACTCGGCGTAGGCGTCGCCCAAGGGGCCGCAGACGGTGCGGTAGGTGTAGGAGAGGGGCGTGTCGTTGAAGTCGCCACAGATGATCAGGCTGCCACTGGGCATTTCGCCCACCTCCTCGGCCACGATGCGTGCCTGCTCAGCGCGGATGCGGAAGGCCTGCCCCACCTTGGTGCGGAAGATGTCCTCCACGCGGCTGAGGGTCGAGGCGTTGGCGTTGCGGATAAAATCCGTGTAGCGCGAGCGATCCTCTTGGGTCAGCTTGAAAGACTCGAGGTGGTTGTTGACCACCGTCACACGATGGCCGTTGACGTCGATCTCGTGGATCGTGGAGCCGTTGAAGGTGCTGTCGTAACGCACCTTGCGCGAGCTGAGGATGGGGTATTTGGAGAAGATGGCCAGCCCCGTGGAGTAGTGGTGATAATAGACCAGCGGGCGGTAATAATGGTAGGGATACATGCTCAGCGCGCGGGCCACCTTACCGGCCGTGAGGATGTTTTCGGCGTCGCCCTCGAGGTACTCCTGTAGGCAGACCACGTCAGCGTCTGAGGCGGCGATGTAGCGGATGATCTCGTTCGGATTGTCGGTCGTGTGGTCCTTGTAGCCAAAGCAGCGGACGTTGTAGGTGAGCACTTTGAGCGTGTGCTCCGTCGGCGGTTCAGGGCGGAAGAAATGGAGCGGCGAATAGTATTCGATGGAGCGCCGACAGATGAGTAGCATGACGATCACGACGATCGTAAACGCGCGATCACGTCGCACGAGGCGCACCAGCAGGAGGACGATGTTGAGCAGCAAGATGAGCGGGAAGGC
The sequence above is drawn from the Tannerella serpentiformis genome and encodes:
- a CDS encoding endonuclease/exonuclease/phosphatase family protein, producing the protein MKRKPSRIGATTLNAIHIPAILLFLASAYGGFVPPERGLAFTYLGLAFPLILLLNIVLLLVRLVRRDRAFTIVVIVMLLICRRSIEYYSPLHFFRPEPPTEHTLKVLTYNVRCFGYKDHTTDNPNEIIRYIAASDADVVCLQEYLEGDAENILTAGKVARALSMYPYHYYRPLVYYHHYSTGLAIFSKYPILSSRKVRYDSTFNGSTIHEIDVNGHRVTVVNNHLESFKLTQEDRSRYTDFIRNANASTLSRVEDIFRTKVGQAFRIRAEQARIVAEEVGEMPSGSLIICGDFNDTPLSYTYRTVCGPLGDAYAESGIGPGISYNRSIFRFRIDHILHSADMKAYSATVDTRIRLSDHYPVWCILKLESQN